Within the Leptotrichia sp. oral taxon 498 genome, the region CTTGCAATAATAAATGGTGCAAACGGAATATATTCACATTTTTGAAGTTTTTTAAAAAAAAGTAAAAATAATACGACAATTCCTGAAAATATATACAACATTGTATAGAACTTAAAAATATTTTCGACTCCGCTGTATCGAAACAACCCTCCTATTCCCATCATAAGCTTCACATCTCCAAAGCCAATCAAACTTTTTTTAAAATAATCTTCCAAAATATAAAGTGCCAACAACGGCATTAAATAGCCACTCGCTCCCAAATAATAATTTCCCAGATCATTAAATTTAACAGCAGAAAATAATCCTATTAGAACTAAAAATAAAATATCCCTGTCATATATCAGCTTTTTTTCATATCATTTATAAAAATACTAAAAAATGTAAAATATTTTAAAACCAACAAAATGATTGTCATCATCTTTTTATCTCTTCTCCAGGAAAAGCCTTGCTATTTGCAGCGATCTTAGCATAAATTTCTCCATTCTGATAGATTATTTGACCTTGAATATTCCCAATTTTAAATTTTCCGCTGCTATCCAGCCCAATTCCAAGTTTATTCAAATTTCCTTGCTCCGTCAAAATATCCTGCAAATTTTTCGGTGCATCTCCGCTGTGGTCAATACTCCAAGATGTTGTCGTGTTATTTAACTCGGAAATTGCCCCAATAACTTTACTCCTATTAGCTTTATTCAAATATTTTCCAACTTGCGGTATTGCAATCGCAGAAATTATCGTAATAATTGCCACGACCAATATCACTTCAATAAGCGTAAAACCTTTTTTTGCTTTTTTTCCAAAGGTTTTTTCACTTTTAAACTTTACAATTCTCCCATTCATTTTTTGTCCTCCTTTTTTTATTTAATATTTTATTAATTATTTATACAATATTTTTTGAATTTTGTCAATATATTTTTAATTTAAAATTAATAAAAAATAAAAATAGTAAGAATAAAATCTTACTATTTTTTACAATAATCATATTTATTTTTATATAAATAAAATTCATAATTATTTTTTTTAACTTTTAAAAATAAATTTTTTATAAAACTTTCAAAAAATTCTGAGTTCTCTCATTTTTCGGATTCAAAAACACTTCTTCAGGTTTTCCCTGCTCCACAATTTCACCGTCAGCCATAAAAATGACTCTGTCACAAACTTCCCTTGCAAATCCCATTTCATGCGTCACGACAATCATTGTCATTCCTTCTTTAGCCAAATCCTTCATAACTTTCAAAACTTCTCCAACCATCTCAGGATCTAATGCACTTGTTGGCTCATCAAACAGTAATGCTTCCGGTTTCATAGCGAGAGCTCTTGCAATTGCCACTCTTTGTTTTTGCCCACCAGACAAACTTGATGGATAAACATCGGCTTTATCTAAAAGTCCAACTTTTTCAAGCAGTTCTTTTCCCAATTTTACAGCTTCTGGCTTTGCCGCTTTTTTTAGCGTTACTGGAGCTAAAGTTATATTTTGCAAAACTGTTAAATGTGGAAATAAATTAAAATTTTGAAAAACCATTCCAACTTTTTCACGAAATTTGTCAATGTTCAAATTTTTATCCGCAAGGTCAAATTCATCCACGCAAATATGTCCGTCAGATAGTTCTTCAAGCCCATTTATACATCTTAAAAATGTACTTTTCCCCGAACCTGACGGCCCAATCACACTTATCGCTTCCCCTTTTTCTACATAAAGGCTTATATCTTTTAAAACAACATTATCTCCATACTGTTTTTTCAAATTTTCTACTTTAATCATACTTTTAACTTATCCTCCACTTTCTTGAACAATTTAGACAATAATTTAATTACTATATAGTAAATTGCCGCAACTATAAGCATCGTTTCAAATGTTTTAAAATTAGTTTTATAAGCAACTTGCCCTTCTTTCATCAAATCTGCCACTCCAATTACAACTAATAAGGAAGTGTCTTTTAGTGAACTTATAAACTGATTTAAAATGGCAGGAATCATATTTTTAATAGCCTGTGGCAAAATTACTTTAGTCATAGACTTGTTAAAAGAAAGCCCCAAACTTCTAGCCGCCTCCATTTGTCCTTTGTCTATCGCCTGTATTCCGCCTCTAAAAATTTCAGCTAAAAATGCTCCAGCATTTAGTGCGATTATAATTATCCCTGAAATTTCAGGAGAAAGCATTCCTGGCTCACTGCTCAAATGAAATGTCAATTTTAAAAGTTTTGGAAGCAGCGGCACAACTCCGAAATAAAAGAATATTGTCTGAACCATAAGTGGCGTTCCTCTTATTAAATCAATATATTCTTTTCCTAAAAATTGCGAAACTTTTATCATTTTCGAGTGAAAACCTTTTTTATCCGTCGGCACAAAATTTAAATATCCTATTCCTAAACCAATCAATGTTGCAAAAAATAACGAAACAACTGTGATATAGATGGTAATCGCAAGTCCTCTTAAAAATTTCAGTCCGTAACCAGTCAAAATTCCCCTGTAAGAATCAATAACTCCAGCAATTCCGCCTTTTTCCACAGTTTTTCCACCTTTAGTGTATCTATCCACAATTTTTTGATATTCGCCATTTTGTCTTAAAGTCTTCAAACCTTTATTAAACTCTTCCAGCAACTCTTTGTGAGTCCCCTTTTTTACCATAAATCCATTTCCAACATTTGTCAGCTTTCCAGTTCCAACTTTTAACTGTGTATCTGGATCTTGATTCAAAGTGTACAAAACTACCGGTAAATCTTCAAATCCCGCATCAGCCTGTTTATTTTCAACCGCCTTTAACATTGAAACTGTGTCATCATAAATTCTTACTTCAGATTTTCCCTTCAAATTTTCTTGAACATATCTTTCCCCTGCAGTTCCACTTTTAACCGCAAGTCTTTTTCCAACCAAATCTTTTCCAGTTTTTATCGTATTATTATCTCTATGAATTATCGCAACAATTCCTGTATCGTAATATGGATCAGAAAAATCAACAACCTTTTTTCTCTCCTCAGTAATATTCGCTCCCGCAATCGCACCATCAATTTGCCCAGATTCCATCGCAGGAATAATTCCTCCAAAATCCATCGGCTGAATTTCCACTTCAAATCCTTGAGTTTTTGCCACCGCCTTCATCAAATCAACATCAATTCCCTTATCCACATTGTTCTCCTTAAAAGAAAACGGCGGATAAATCAGATCTACTGCAATAATATATTTTTTACCTGTCTTTGCATTTGGATTTTTCACTTCTTTTTTCCCACAAGCTGTAAAAAATATTAAAATTGTCAATACGAGCGACACTAAAACTAATGTCCTTTTTTTCATTTTCCCTCCTAAACTCTCAAATTAAAATTATATCTAAAAATAATAAAATTTTTTTCAATATATAAATTTTACTACAAAAAAAATATATTGTCAAAGAAAATATAACTAAATTTATAATAAAACTTTTAAAATTTTGATGAAAAAAAACGACTAAAATGATATAATTTATTTAATAATATAAAAAATTTTAATTTAACAATTTGATAAGGAGTATAAAATTGAAAACAGAAGTAACTGTTATTGGCGGTGGAGCAGCTGGACTTATGGCAGCGATCACTGCTAAAAAAAATGGAAGAGATGTCGTTATTTTAGAGCGAAAAGATAGAATTTTGAAAAAAGTTTTGGTCACGGGAAATGGACGATGTAATTTGAGTAATGTCAATGCAACAAATGAAAATTACTTTGGGATTGAAAAACAAAAACAGGATATAAATCATATTTTAAATAATTTTTTGCCAACTGATGTAATTGACTTTTTTGAAAATAAAGTTGGAATCATTTGCAACGAAGAAAGTCGTGGAAAACTTTATCCACTTAGTGGACAAGCGGCATCAATTGTAGATGGACTCAGATTTTATGCACAAAACCTTAGAATTCCTATTTATACGGATTTTTATGTCACAAAAGTCACAAAAGAAATGTTTGAATTTAAAATTTTTTCCGAAGATAAAAGACAAATTAACTCGAAAAAAATAATTCTTGCAACGGGTGGGATTTCTTACCCTGAACTTGGCTCAAATGGAAGCGGCTACCAAATTGCAGAAAATTTTGGTCACAGTTTAACAAAACTTGTACCAACAATTGTTCAGCTAAAAACTGAAAAGCACAAAATAAAAGGACTGCGTGGAATAAAATTAGATGCAAAAGTCAGCGCTTTTGGAAAAAATGAAGATAAATTTGAGAAAATTTGTACCTATGAAGGAGAGCTGCTATTTACTGATTACGGAATTTCGGGAAATGTCGTCTTTAATATTTCTTTTGTTTTTCCGCTTTACAAAGAAGTTGAATTTGAAGTTGATTTTATGCCAAAATTTGATTATAATAATCTTTTTACAATTTTGAAAAAAAGAAGGGAAATACTAAAAAATATGACAATGGAGCAATATTTTAATGGAATGATTAACAAAAAATTAGGTCAATTTTTGACTAAAATGTCGGGAATTCCAAAATTGTCAAAAAATATTTCAGAACTTACCGACAATGAAATAAAAAAAATATGCACTACTCTAAAAAAATATAAAATAAAAATATTGGATACAAACGGCTTTAAAAACGCACAAGTTACCGCCGGCGGAATTCCTTTGAGCGAAATAAATCTAGAAAATTTGGAATCAAAAAAAACAAAAGGGCTTTATTTTGCTGGAGAAGTTATGGATGTCTATGGTGAATGTGGTGGATTTAATCTGCATTGGGCGTGGGCGAGTGGAAAATTTGCTGGAGAAAATATTTAATAAAAAAAATGTGAGAGGAAAAGAAATGCTTAAAATTAATAATATAAAAATGCCTGTAAAACACAACGAGAACGACTTAAAAAATGTTGTCTGCAAACTTTATAAAATTAATAAAAATGAGATAAAAAGTTTTGAAATTGCAGGACAGGCAATTGACGCTAGAAAAAAAAATAATGTTGTCTTTGTCTATGCTGTAAATATCGAGCTTGAAAACGAAAAAAAATTTGAAAATATTAAAAATATAAAAAAATTTGAAAAACAAATTTATTCTATTTCAAAAATAGAAAATTTTTCTGAAAATGAGAAAATAAAAAGACCCGTTGTAGTTGGAAGCGGACCTGCTGGAATTTTTGCGGGACTTGTGATGGCTGAAGCTGGGCTTAAACCGATTATTATTGAGCAGGGAAAAAATGTCGACGAGAGAAAAAAAGATGTCTACAATTTTTTTAAGACAAGAAAATTGAATAAATATTCAAATGTACAATTTGGTGAAGGTGGAGCTGGCACTTTTTCTGACGGAAAATTAAACACTAACACGAATAATTTTAGAATGCAAAAAATTTATGATGAGCTGATTTTAGCAGGAGCCGAGAAAAAAATAAGTTACATGTCAAAACCGCACATTGGAACGGACAAACTTATTGGAATTATGAAAAATATCAGAAAAAAAATTGAAAGCCTCGGCGGAGAATATAGATTTTGCACAAAACTTACAAAAATTAATTACGAAAACAATAAATTAAAAGAAATCGAAGTTGAAGATTTAGAAAATGAAAAGAAATACACTATCTCAACGAATATCGCAGTTTTAGCGATTGGACATAGCGCAAGAGAAACATTTTATATGTTAAATGAACAAAAAGTCCAAATGGAGCGAAAAATTTTTTCTGTGGGAGTTAGAATCGAACACAAGCAAAGTATGATAAATAGAGCTCAATACGGAAAATTTGCTGATAAGTTGCCATCTGCCGAGTACAAATTAAATGTCAAAACTTCTAATGGAAGAGGAGTTTACACTTTTTGCATGTGTCCCGGCGGAGTTGTAGTACCGTCTGCAAGTGAAGAAAATAGGTTAGTTGTAAATGGAATGAGTTATTCTAAAAGAAATTTAGAAAACGCAAATTCGGCAATTTTAGTAAATGTTTTTCCAGATGATTTTGAAGGAAATTCAGTTCTTGCTGGAATTGAGTTTCAGCGAAAATTGGAAGAAAAAGCCTTTATTCTTGGTGGAAGTGACTACAAAGCTCCCGTTCAGCTATTTGGAGATTTTTTAAATAACAAAGTTTCAAAAAAATTGGGAAATGTAAAGCCAAGTTACCTTGCAGATTACAAATTTGCCGACTTAAATCAGATTTTTCCTGAATATATAAACTCTTCTCTAAAAGAAGGAATAACGCTTATGGACAAAAAAATAAAAGGATTTGCAAATTATGACGCCATTTTAACTGGTGTAGAAAGTAGAAGTTCATCTCCTGTAAAAATTCCAAGAAATGAAAAATTTTTTGCCAATATCGAAGGAATTATGCCTTGTGGAGAAGGTGCTGGATATGCTGGTGGAATAATGTCTGCTGCCGTTGATGGAGTGAAATGTGCTGAATTTGTTGTGGAATATTTTAAAGATTTGATGAGTAAATAAAAATTCTAAATAAAAAAACAAAAAGAGGGTGTAATTTTTTTATACACACTCTTAACTTTTTTATTAATTCAATAGATTAATCAATAAATTTTACTTTATCTTCCATTTCCAAATATCTCTTATTCCCAATAATTTTTTCCAAATCTAAATTTGAACGAATATTTCCACTATCAAGTTCTAAAAGTATTTTTTTTATTTCCTTCGTTGTAAATCCTATTCTCTTTAATTCTTTTTCGCTACATTTGTTAATATTATATTTCATAATTTCCCTGCCATAATTTTCTTTTGGATTTTTTATTTTTTCCTTATCCACAAAAAGATATTTTTTAGTAGTTTCCAATCCCGATTTTCCAAACCTTTCAATATTTTTCATCTCTTCAATATCTAAAATTATCCCAGTTTCATCACGAAACTTTATAATATTTTCTGCTTTTGATTTTGAAAACCCTAATTTTAACAAATCTGCGTATTCGACACTATTTACATCAAATTTTTTCTTTTTTTTTGTAAAGTCATTACTTTCTTTAGCTTTT harbors:
- a CDS encoding prepilin peptidase, yielding MIYDRDILFLVLIGLFSAVKFNDLGNYYLGASGYLMPLLALYILEDYFKKSLIGFGDVKLMMGIGGLFRYSGVENIFKFYTMLYIFSGIVVLFLLFFKKLQKCEYIPFAPFIIASYIFFNHFKIFFG
- a CDS encoding type II secretion system protein, encoding MNGRIVKFKSEKTFGKKAKKGFTLIEVILVVAIITIISAIAIPQVGKYLNKANRSKVIGAISELNNTTTSWSIDHSGDAPKNLQDILTEQGNLNKLGIGLDSSGKFKIGNIQGQIIYQNGEIYAKIAANSKAFPGEEIKR
- a CDS encoding amino acid ABC transporter ATP-binding protein — encoded protein: MIKVENLKKQYGDNVVLKDISLYVEKGEAISVIGPSGSGKSTFLRCINGLEELSDGHICVDEFDLADKNLNIDKFREKVGMVFQNFNLFPHLTVLQNITLAPVTLKKAAKPEAVKLGKELLEKVGLLDKADVYPSSLSGGQKQRVAIARALAMKPEALLFDEPTSALDPEMVGEVLKVMKDLAKEGMTMIVVTHEMGFAREVCDRVIFMADGEIVEQGKPEEVFLNPKNERTQNFLKVL
- a CDS encoding ABC transporter substrate-binding protein/permease yields the protein MKKRTLVLVSLVLTILIFFTACGKKEVKNPNAKTGKKYIIAVDLIYPPFSFKENNVDKGIDVDLMKAVAKTQGFEVEIQPMDFGGIIPAMESGQIDGAIAGANITEERKKVVDFSDPYYDTGIVAIIHRDNNTIKTGKDLVGKRLAVKSGTAGERYVQENLKGKSEVRIYDDTVSMLKAVENKQADAGFEDLPVVLYTLNQDPDTQLKVGTGKLTNVGNGFMVKKGTHKELLEEFNKGLKTLRQNGEYQKIVDRYTKGGKTVEKGGIAGVIDSYRGILTGYGLKFLRGLAITIYITVVSLFFATLIGLGIGYLNFVPTDKKGFHSKMIKVSQFLGKEYIDLIRGTPLMVQTIFFYFGVVPLLPKLLKLTFHLSSEPGMLSPEISGIIIIALNAGAFLAEIFRGGIQAIDKGQMEAARSLGLSFNKSMTKVILPQAIKNMIPAILNQFISSLKDTSLLVVIGVADLMKEGQVAYKTNFKTFETMLIVAAIYYIVIKLLSKLFKKVEDKLKV
- a CDS encoding aminoacetone oxidase family FAD-binding enzyme, translating into MKTEVTVIGGGAAGLMAAITAKKNGRDVVILERKDRILKKVLVTGNGRCNLSNVNATNENYFGIEKQKQDINHILNNFLPTDVIDFFENKVGIICNEESRGKLYPLSGQAASIVDGLRFYAQNLRIPIYTDFYVTKVTKEMFEFKIFSEDKRQINSKKIILATGGISYPELGSNGSGYQIAENFGHSLTKLVPTIVQLKTEKHKIKGLRGIKLDAKVSAFGKNEDKFEKICTYEGELLFTDYGISGNVVFNISFVFPLYKEVEFEVDFMPKFDYNNLFTILKKRREILKNMTMEQYFNGMINKKLGQFLTKMSGIPKLSKNISELTDNEIKKICTTLKKYKIKILDTNGFKNAQVTAGGIPLSEINLENLESKKTKGLYFAGEVMDVYGECGGFNLHWAWASGKFAGENI
- a CDS encoding NAD(P)/FAD-dependent oxidoreductase, coding for MSMVNVVDLICIGRGRVENLLEKIFNKKNVRGKEMLKINNIKMPVKHNENDLKNVVCKLYKINKNEIKSFEIAGQAIDARKKNNVVFVYAVNIELENEKKFENIKNIKKFEKQIYSISKIENFSENEKIKRPVVVGSGPAGIFAGLVMAEAGLKPIIIEQGKNVDERKKDVYNFFKTRKLNKYSNVQFGEGGAGTFSDGKLNTNTNNFRMQKIYDELILAGAEKKISYMSKPHIGTDKLIGIMKNIRKKIESLGGEYRFCTKLTKINYENNKLKEIEVEDLENEKKYTISTNIAVLAIGHSARETFYMLNEQKVQMERKIFSVGVRIEHKQSMINRAQYGKFADKLPSAEYKLNVKTSNGRGVYTFCMCPGGVVVPSASEENRLVVNGMSYSKRNLENANSAILVNVFPDDFEGNSVLAGIEFQRKLEEKAFILGGSDYKAPVQLFGDFLNNKVSKKLGNVKPSYLADYKFADLNQIFPEYINSSLKEGITLMDKKIKGFANYDAILTGVESRSSSPVKIPRNEKFFANIEGIMPCGEGAGYAGGIMSAAVDGVKCAEFVVEYFKDLMSK
- a CDS encoding helix-hairpin-helix domain-containing protein, yielding MKIKYIIIFVMLLIVGNFLRLFIEDKNKPNIEISKEVNYKKEKAKESNDFTKKKKKFDVNSVEYADLLKLGFSKSKAENIIKFRDETGIILDIEEMKNIERFGKSGLETTKKYLFVDKEKIKNPKENYGREIMKYNINKCSEKELKRIGFTTKEIKKILLELDSGNIRSNLDLEKIIGNKRYLEMEDKVKFID